The following proteins are encoded in a genomic region of Thioclava nitratireducens:
- the rplN gene encoding 50S ribosomal protein L14 produces MIQMQTNLDVADNSGARRVQCIKVLGGSHRRYASVGDIIVVSVKEAIPRGRVKKGDVRKAVVVRTAKEVRRDDGTAIRFDRNAAVILNNAGEPVGTRIFGPVVRELRAKNFMKIISLAPEVL; encoded by the coding sequence ATGATCCAGATGCAGACCAATCTGGATGTTGCTGACAACTCCGGCGCTCGCCGGGTTCAGTGCATCAAGGTCCTCGGCGGCTCGCACCGCCGTTACGCATCCGTGGGCGACATCATTGTGGTGTCGGTCAAGGAAGCGATCCCGCGCGGCCGCGTGAAGAAAGGTGACGTCCGCAAGGCCGTCGTCGTGCGCACCGCCAAAGAAGTTCGTCGCGACGATGGCACCGCCATCCGTTTCGACCGCAACGCCGCCGTCATCCTGAACAACGCGGGCGAGCCGGTCGGCACCCGTATCTTCGGGCCGGTCGTGCGTGAGCTGCGTGCGAAGAACTTCATGAAGATCATCTCGCTTGCTCCGGAGGTG
- the rpsQ gene encoding 30S ribosomal protein S17 produces the protein MPKRILQGTVTSDKNDQTITVSVERRFTHPVLKKTIRKSKKYRAHDAENQFKTGDIVRIEECAPISKTKRWRVVVTA, from the coding sequence ATGCCCAAACGCATCCTGCAAGGTACCGTGACGTCGGACAAGAACGACCAGACCATCACCGTTTCGGTCGAGCGCCGCTTCACGCATCCGGTTCTCAAGAAAACGATCCGGAAGTCCAAGAAATACCGCGCCCACGACGCGGAAAACCAGTTCAAGACCGGTGACATTGTTCGCATCGAAGAGTGCGCGCCGATCTCGAAGACCAAGCGCTGGCGGGTTGTGGTCACGGCGTAA
- the rpmC gene encoding 50S ribosomal protein L29 has product MNAQELKAKTPDELRDQLVSLKKEAFNLRFQQATNQLENTARMRTVRRDVARIKTVLNQKAAEAAK; this is encoded by the coding sequence ATGAACGCCCAAGAACTCAAGGCGAAGACGCCTGATGAGCTGCGTGACCAGCTCGTCTCGCTGAAGAAAGAAGCCTTCAATCTCCGCTTTCAGCAGGCCACGAACCAGCTCGAGAACACCGCGCGCATGCGTACCGTTCGTCGGGACGTTGCACGGATCAAGACCGTGCTGAACCAAAAAGCCGCTGAAGCCGCGAAGTAA
- a CDS encoding 2OG-Fe(II) oxygenase family protein, producing MPESKSQIESLFVTRLYRASLSEFGPKVDTNELETSCYAIAEDDEAGQDWCEENGYPGYTSYASLTDLPWRFPIFADIVKALDKHVAAFAKDLEFDLGEGKLVLEDLWINILPEGGTHSSHLHPHSVISGTTYVAMPDGASALKLEDPRSARMMAAPTRLKTARRELQPFIYIAPEPGEVLLWESWLRHEVPMNTAEDERISVSFNYKWVD from the coding sequence ATGCCCGAGTCCAAATCCCAGATCGAGTCCCTTTTCGTCACCCGCCTCTACCGCGCCTCCCTATCCGAATTCGGCCCCAAGGTCGATACGAACGAGCTGGAGACCTCGTGCTACGCCATCGCCGAGGACGACGAAGCCGGTCAGGACTGGTGCGAGGAGAACGGCTATCCGGGCTATACCTCCTACGCCTCGCTCACCGACCTGCCCTGGCGCTTCCCGATCTTCGCGGACATAGTGAAGGCGCTCGACAAGCACGTTGCGGCCTTTGCCAAAGATCTCGAATTCGATCTGGGCGAGGGTAAGCTGGTGCTGGAAGACCTCTGGATCAACATCCTGCCCGAAGGCGGCACCCACAGCTCGCACCTGCACCCCCATTCGGTGATCTCGGGCACGACCTATGTCGCAATGCCCGACGGCGCCTCAGCGCTGAAGCTGGAAGACCCGCGCAGCGCCCGGATGATGGCGGCCCCTACCCGCCTCAAGACCGCCCGGCGCGAGCTGCAGCCCTTCATCTACATCGCCCCCGAACCGGGTGAGGTGCTGCTCTGGGAAAGCTGGCTGCGCCACGAGGTACCGATGAACACGGCCGAAGACGAGCGGATCTCGGTCAGCTTCAATTACAAATGGGTCGACTGA
- a CDS encoding flavodoxin domain-containing protein: MKTLVAYASTEGQTRKIARHVADRIADLGHSAELISTDEAEGMDLGRFDRIVLAASIHVGHYQGRFADFVAEQRDIIKNRPNLFLSVSLAAAGHDAEDWRALDKILKDFEAATGWTPDLTEQIAGAYLPSRYDIFRRFVMRRIVAKKNPDADLDADIEYTDWKALDALIDGWISDGA; encoded by the coding sequence ATGAAAACACTCGTCGCCTATGCCTCGACCGAGGGGCAAACCCGCAAAATCGCGCGGCACGTCGCCGACCGCATCGCGGATCTGGGTCACTCCGCGGAATTGATTTCCACCGATGAGGCCGAAGGGATGGATCTCGGCCGGTTCGACCGGATCGTCCTCGCGGCCTCGATCCATGTCGGACATTATCAGGGTCGCTTCGCGGATTTCGTCGCCGAACAACGCGATATCATCAAGAACCGCCCGAACCTCTTTCTCTCGGTCTCGCTGGCCGCCGCCGGTCATGACGCAGAGGATTGGCGCGCCCTCGACAAAATCCTGAAGGACTTCGAAGCGGCGACCGGCTGGACGCCGGATCTGACGGAACAGATCGCGGGCGCCTATCTGCCGTCGAGATACGATATTTTCCGCCGGTTCGTGATGCGCCGGATCGTGGCGAAGAAAAATCCCGATGCCGATCTCGATGCAGATATCGAATATACCGACTGGAAGGCACTGGACGCGCTGATCGACGGCTGGATTTCCGACGGCGCCTGA
- the rplP gene encoding 50S ribosomal protein L16 yields MLQPKRTKFRKMHKGRIHGEAKGGFDLNFGHFGLKAEAPERVTARQIEAARRAITRHMKRQGRVWIRIFPDTPITAKPTEVRMGKGKGSVDRWAAKVKPGRVMFEIDGVNEVTAREALRLGAAKLPVACRIVERQDW; encoded by the coding sequence ATGCTGCAACCGAAACGGACGAAGTTCCGCAAGATGCACAAAGGCCGGATTCATGGTGAAGCCAAAGGTGGTTTCGACCTGAACTTCGGTCACTTCGGCCTCAAGGCAGAGGCGCCCGAGCGCGTCACCGCCCGTCAGATCGAAGCTGCGCGTCGTGCGATCACCCGCCACATGAAGCGTCAAGGCCGTGTCTGGATCCGGATCTTCCCGGATACCCCGATCACCGCAAAGCCCACCGAAGTCCGTATGGGTAAAGGTAAGGGTTCGGTCGACCGTTGGGCCGCCAAGGTCAAGCCCGGCCGCGTGATGTTCGAGATCGACGGCGTCAACGAAGTGACCGCTCGCGAGGCTCTGCGCCTCGGCGCGGCCAAGCTTCCGGTGGCCTGCCGCATCGTCGAGCGTCAGGACTGGTAA
- the rpsC gene encoding 30S ribosomal protein S3 — translation MGQKVNPIGMRLQVNRTWDSRWYADSKDYGDLLLEDIKIREFIHEEAKQAGVSRVIIERPHKKCRVTIHAARPGVIIGKKGADIEALRKKLANFTDSELHLNIVEVRKPELDAQLVAESIAQQLERRVSFRRAMKRAVQNAMRMGGLGIRVNVAGRLGGAEIARTEWYREGRVPLHTLRADIDYALSEASTPYGIIGVKVWIFKGEIMEHDPQARDRKHAEAQEGPAPRGPRRDR, via the coding sequence ATGGGTCAGAAGGTTAATCCGATCGGCATGCGCCTCCAGGTCAACCGCACCTGGGATAGCCGCTGGTATGCCGACAGCAAGGACTACGGCGACCTGCTGCTCGAGGACATCAAGATCCGCGAGTTCATCCACGAGGAAGCCAAGCAGGCCGGCGTCAGCCGTGTCATCATCGAGCGTCCGCACAAGAAGTGCCGCGTGACCATTCACGCTGCGCGTCCGGGCGTCATCATCGGCAAGAAGGGCGCTGACATCGAAGCGCTCCGCAAGAAGCTGGCGAACTTCACCGACAGCGAGCTGCACCTGAACATTGTCGAAGTCCGCAAGCCGGAACTCGACGCGCAGCTGGTTGCCGAGTCGATCGCTCAGCAGCTCGAGCGTCGTGTCTCGTTCCGTCGCGCCATGAAGCGCGCGGTGCAGAACGCGATGCGCATGGGTGGTCTTGGTATCCGCGTGAACGTCGCTGGCCGTCTGGGCGGCGCCGAGATCGCACGGACCGAGTGGTATCGCGAAGGTCGCGTTCCGCTGCACACCCTGCGTGCCGACATCGACTACGCGCTGTCCGAAGCGTCGACCCCCTACGGGATCATCGGCGTGAAGGTCTGGATCTTCAAAGGCGAGATCATGGAACATGATCCGCAAGCTCGTGACCGCAAGCACGCCGAAGCCCAAGAGGGCCCGGCACCGCGCGGCCCGCGTCGCGATCGCTGA
- the rplV gene encoding 50S ribosomal protein L22 produces the protein MGKEKNPRRVAENEAMAKTRMLRTSPQKLNLVAAMIRGKKVDKALSDLTFSKKRIALDVKKCLQSAIANAENNHGLDVDELIVAEAWVGKNLVMKRGRPRARGRFGKIMKPFSEITIKVRQVEEQA, from the coding sequence ATGGGTAAGGAAAAGAATCCGCGCCGCGTGGCGGAGAACGAAGCGATGGCGAAGACCCGTATGCTTCGCACCTCGCCGCAGAAACTGAACCTCGTCGCCGCGATGATCCGTGGAAAGAAGGTCGACAAGGCCCTTTCGGACCTGACCTTCTCGAAGAAGCGCATCGCGCTCGACGTGAAGAAGTGCCTCCAGTCGGCGATCGCCAACGCAGAGAACAACCACGGCCTGGACGTGGACGAACTCATCGTGGCGGAAGCCTGGGTCGGCAAGAACCTGGTGATGAAGCGTGGCCGTCCGCGGGCGCGTGGTCGCTTCGGCAAGATCATGAAGCCGTTCTCGGAAATCACCATCAAGGTGCGTCAGGTTGAGGAGCAAGCGTAA
- the rpsS gene encoding 30S ribosomal protein S19 produces the protein MSRSVWKGPFVDAYLLKKAEKARESGKGDVIKIWSRRSTILPQFVGLTFGVYNGQKHIPVNVTEEMIGQKFGEYSPTRTYYGHAADKKAKRK, from the coding sequence ATGTCTCGTTCTGTTTGGAAAGGCCCCTTCGTTGATGCCTACCTGCTGAAAAAAGCAGAGAAGGCTCGCGAGTCGGGCAAAGGCGACGTCATCAAGATCTGGTCGCGTCGCTCCACCATCCTGCCGCAATTCGTCGGCCTCACCTTTGGGGTCTACAACGGTCAGAAACACATCCCGGTCAACGTCACCGAGGAAATGATCGGCCAGAAGTTCGGTGAATATTCGCCGACCCGCACCTATTACGGGCATGCGGCCGATAAAAAAGCCAAGAGGAAGTAA
- the rplB gene encoding 50S ribosomal protein L2 → MALKSYKPTTPGQRGLVLIDRSELWKGRPVKALTEGLTKSGGRNNTGRITMWHKGGGAKRLYRIVDFKRRKFDVHGTVERIEYDPNRTAFIALINYEDGEQAYILAPQRLAVGDKVVSGSRHDVKPGNAMPFSGMPIGTIVHNVELKPGKGGQIARAAGTYAQFVGRDGGYAQLRLSSGELRLVRQECMATIGAVSNADHSNQNLGKAGRKRHMGVRPTVRGVAMNPIDHPHGGGEGRTSGGRHPVTPWGKPTKGKRTRVNKKTDQYILRSRHAKKKGR, encoded by the coding sequence ATGGCACTCAAGTCGTATAAGCCGACGACGCCGGGCCAGCGTGGGCTGGTTCTGATCGACCGTTCGGAGCTTTGGAAAGGCCGTCCGGTCAAAGCCCTCACTGAGGGTTTGACCAAGTCGGGTGGCCGGAACAACACCGGGCGGATCACGATGTGGCACAAGGGTGGTGGCGCGAAGCGTCTCTACCGCATCGTCGATTTCAAGCGTCGCAAGTTCGATGTTCATGGCACCGTCGAGCGGATCGAATACGATCCGAACCGGACCGCCTTCATCGCGCTGATCAATTATGAAGATGGTGAGCAGGCCTACATCCTCGCACCCCAGCGTCTCGCTGTTGGTGACAAGGTCGTTTCGGGCTCGCGTCACGACGTCAAGCCGGGCAACGCGATGCCGTTCTCGGGCATGCCGATCGGTACCATCGTCCACAACGTCGAACTGAAGCCCGGCAAGGGTGGCCAGATCGCACGCGCCGCGGGCACCTACGCCCAGTTCGTCGGTCGTGACGGCGGCTACGCTCAGCTGCGTCTTTCGTCGGGCGAACTGCGCCTCGTGCGTCAGGAATGCATGGCGACCATCGGTGCCGTGTCGAACGCCGACCACTCGAACCAGAACCTCGGTAAAGCCGGTCGTAAGCGCCACATGGGTGTTCGTCCGACCGTCCGCGGTGTCGCGATGAACCCGATCGACCACCCGCACGGTGGTGGTGAAGGCCGCACCTCGGGTGGCCGTCATCCGGTTACGCCGTGGGGCAAGCCCACCAAGGGCAAGCGCACGCGCGTCAACAAGAAGACGGACCAGTACATCCTGCGTTCGCGTCACGCGAAGAAGAAGGGTCGCTAA
- a CDS encoding SH3 domain-containing protein yields the protein MRPTRAILLAAPLCAAATLATPTLADAWRGTYEVAGVKGQDMLKLRAGPGTGYKVILGLPNGAIVHVRSCERSGNTRWCNVSLDVARNLRGYVSESYLREK from the coding sequence ATGCGTCCAACCCGAGCAATTCTGCTCGCCGCTCCGCTCTGCGCGGCAGCCACCCTCGCCACCCCGACCCTCGCCGACGCGTGGCGCGGCACCTATGAGGTCGCCGGGGTGAAGGGGCAGGACATGCTGAAACTGCGCGCAGGCCCCGGCACCGGCTACAAGGTAATCCTGGGGCTTCCCAACGGCGCAATCGTCCATGTGCGCAGCTGCGAGCGCAGCGGCAATACCCGCTGGTGCAACGTCTCGCTCGACGTCGCGCGCAACCTGCGCGGCTATGTCTCTGAGAGCTACCTGCGGGAGAAGTGA
- a CDS encoding 50S ribosomal protein L23, translated as MSAKPEHYDVIVKPVITEKATMASENGAVVFEVAKDASKPQIKEAVETLFGVKVKAVNTTITKGKTKRFRGTPGRRSDFKKAYVTLEEGNTIDVTTGL; from the coding sequence ATGAGCGCGAAACCCGAACATTACGACGTGATCGTCAAGCCGGTCATCACCGAGAAGGCCACAATGGCCTCGGAGAACGGCGCTGTTGTTTTCGAAGTGGCGAAAGACGCTTCGAAGCCGCAGATCAAAGAAGCTGTCGAGACTCTCTTCGGCGTCAAGGTGAAGGCGGTCAACACCACCATCACCAAGGGCAAGACCAAGCGCTTCCGGGGCACCCCCGGCCGTCGCTCGGACTTCAAGAAAGCCTACGTGACGCTGGAAGAAGGCAACACGATCGACGTCACCACCGGCCTGTAA
- the rplD gene encoding 50S ribosomal protein L4, with protein MKLDVIKLDAGKAGSIDLADEIFGLEPRADILHRVVRWQRAKAQQGTHSVLTRSEVSYSTKKIYRQKGTGGARHGSRKAPIFRKGGVYKGPTPRSHAHDLPKKFRALGLKHALSSKAAAGKLIVLEDAQLAEAKTKLLAKAAKELGWKKVLVIDGAEVNENFAQAARNIDGIDVLPSMGANVYDILKRDTLVLTKAGVEALEARLK; from the coding sequence ATGAAACTCGATGTGATCAAGCTCGACGCCGGCAAGGCCGGTTCGATTGACCTCGCCGACGAGATCTTCGGGCTCGAGCCGCGTGCGGACATCCTGCATCGCGTCGTGCGCTGGCAGCGCGCGAAGGCTCAGCAGGGCACCCACTCGGTTCTCACCCGCTCGGAGGTCAGCTACTCGACCAAGAAGATCTACCGTCAGAAGGGCACCGGTGGCGCACGTCACGGTTCCCGCAAGGCGCCGATCTTCCGCAAGGGTGGTGTCTACAAGGGTCCGACCCCGCGCAGCCACGCTCATGACCTGCCCAAGAAGTTCCGGGCTCTAGGTCTGAAGCACGCGCTGTCGTCGAAAGCCGCCGCTGGCAAACTGATCGTCCTGGAGGACGCGCAGCTCGCCGAAGCCAAGACCAAGCTGCTGGCGAAAGCCGCCAAGGAGCTGGGCTGGAAGAAGGTGCTGGTGATCGACGGGGCCGAGGTGAACGAGAACTTCGCCCAAGCCGCGCGCAACATCGACGGCATCGATGTGCTGCCTTCGATGGGCGCCAACGTGTATGACATCCTCAAGCGTGACACGCTCGTGCTCACGAAGGCGGGTGTCGAAGCTCTGGAGGCTCGTCTGAAATGA
- the rplC gene encoding 50S ribosomal protein L3: protein MLRTGVIAKKLGMTRLFLEDGKQVPVTVLQLDKLQVVAQRTSETDGYTAVQLGAGEAKAKRTTAALRGHFAKANVAPKRKVAEFRVAEENLIEVGEEITANHYFEGQFVDIAGTSIGKGFAGAMKRHNFGGLRATHGVSISHRSHGSTGQCQDPGKVFKGKKMAGHLGAVRVTTQNLQVVKTDADRGLIMVKGSVPGAKGGWVTVKDAVKKPLSENIIYPAALKSAAEAAAKAAEEAAAAAAAEAEAEAQRLAEEQAAQEAAALKEAEASIEADKGEDGGEAPEGDKE, encoded by the coding sequence ATGCTGCGGACTGGTGTTATCGCCAAGAAGCTGGGCATGACCCGGCTCTTCCTTGAGGACGGCAAGCAGGTTCCTGTGACCGTTCTCCAACTCGACAAGCTTCAGGTGGTGGCTCAGCGCACTTCCGAGACCGACGGCTACACGGCCGTTCAGCTCGGCGCTGGTGAAGCCAAGGCCAAGCGTACGACCGCCGCCCTGCGTGGTCACTTCGCGAAAGCCAATGTCGCCCCGAAGCGCAAGGTCGCGGAATTCCGCGTCGCTGAAGAAAATCTGATCGAAGTGGGCGAGGAAATCACCGCGAACCACTATTTCGAAGGTCAGTTCGTGGATATCGCGGGCACCTCGATCGGTAAGGGTTTCGCCGGTGCGATGAAGCGTCACAACTTCGGCGGTCTGCGCGCCACGCACGGCGTGTCGATCTCGCACCGCTCGCACGGTTCGACCGGCCAGTGTCAGGACCCGGGTAAAGTGTTCAAGGGCAAGAAGATGGCCGGTCACCTCGGTGCCGTCCGTGTCACGACCCAGAACCTTCAGGTCGTCAAGACCGATGCCGACCGTGGCCTGATCATGGTCAAGGGTTCGGTTCCGGGCGCCAAAGGTGGCTGGGTGACGGTCAAGGATGCGGTCAAGAAGCCGCTTTCCGAGAACATCATCTACCCCGCCGCGCTGAAGTCGGCTGCCGAAGCCGCTGCGAAAGCTGCCGAAGAAGCCGCTGCCGCCGCTGCCGCCGAGGCCGAAGCCGAAGCTCAGCGTCTCGCCGAGGAGCAGGCCGCTCAGGAAGCTGCCGCGCTGAAGGAAGCCGAAGCGTCGATCGAAGCCGATAAAGGCGAAGACGGCGGCGAAGCGCCCGAAGGAGACAAAGAATGA
- the rpsJ gene encoding 30S ribosomal protein S10, with the protein MTGQNIRIRLKAFDYRVLDASTQEIVNTAKRTGAQVRGPIPLPNKIEKFTVLRGPHIDKKSRDQWEIRTHKRLLDIVDPTPQTVDALMKLDLAAGVDVEIKV; encoded by the coding sequence ATGACCGGCCAAAATATCCGCATCCGGCTCAAGGCGTTCGATTACCGCGTGCTGGACGCCAGCACCCAGGAAATCGTGAACACCGCGAAGCGCACGGGTGCCCAGGTTCGCGGGCCCATCCCGCTCCCGAACAAGATCGAGAAATTCACGGTTCTGCGTGGTCCGCACATCGACAAGAAGTCGCGCGACCAGTGGGAAATCCGGACGCATAAGCGTCTTCTCGACATCGTCGATCCGACCCCCCAGACCGTGGACGCGCTGATGAAGCTCGACCTCGCAGCGGGCGTCGACGTCGAGATCAAGGTGTAA
- the tuf gene encoding elongation factor Tu, protein MAKEKFERNKPHVNIGTIGHVDHGKTTLTAAITKYFGDFRAYDQIDGAPEEKARGITISTAHVEYETESRHYAHVDCPGHADYVKNMITGAAQMDGAILVVNAADGPMPQTREHILLGRQVGIPAMVVYLNKVDQVDDEELLELVEMEVRELLSSYDFPGDDIPIIKGSALAAMEGRDPEIGENSIRALMEAVDSYIPTPERAVDQPFLMPIEDVFSISGRGTVVTGRVERGVINVGDELEIVGIRDTSKTTCTGVEMFRKLLDRGEAGDNIGALLRGIDRDGVERGQVLCKPGSVKPHTKFEAEAYILTKEEGGRHTPFFANYRPQFYFRTTDVTGTVTLPEGTEMVMPGDNLKFEVELIAPIAMEDGLRFAIREGGRTVGAGVVSKIIE, encoded by the coding sequence ATGGCAAAGGAAAAGTTTGAACGTAACAAACCGCACGTCAACATCGGCACGATTGGCCACGTTGACCACGGCAAGACGACGCTGACGGCTGCGATCACGAAGTATTTCGGTGATTTCCGCGCGTATGACCAGATCGACGGCGCGCCGGAAGAGAAAGCCCGCGGCATCACGATCTCGACCGCGCACGTGGAGTACGAGACCGAGTCGCGTCACTACGCGCACGTCGACTGCCCCGGCCACGCCGACTACGTGAAGAACATGATCACGGGTGCCGCGCAGATGGACGGCGCGATCCTGGTCGTGAACGCAGCTGACGGCCCGATGCCGCAGACGCGCGAGCACATCCTGCTCGGCCGCCAGGTCGGCATCCCGGCGATGGTCGTGTACCTGAACAAGGTTGACCAGGTCGACGACGAGGAGCTGCTCGAGCTCGTGGAAATGGAAGTTCGTGAACTTCTGTCGTCCTACGACTTCCCCGGCGACGATATCCCGATCATCAAGGGTTCGGCTCTGGCCGCGATGGAAGGCCGTGATCCGGAAATCGGCGAGAACTCGATCCGTGCGCTGATGGAAGCTGTCGACAGCTACATCCCGACGCCGGAGCGCGCCGTGGACCAGCCCTTCCTGATGCCGATCGAAGACGTGTTCTCGATCTCGGGTCGTGGTACGGTTGTGACCGGCCGCGTCGAGCGTGGCGTGATCAACGTCGGCGACGAACTGGAAATCGTGGGCATCCGCGACACCTCGAAGACGACCTGCACGGGCGTCGAGATGTTCCGCAAGCTGCTGGACCGTGGTGAAGCTGGCGACAACATCGGCGCGCTGCTGCGCGGCATCGACCGTGACGGCGTCGAGCGTGGTCAGGTTCTGTGCAAGCCGGGTTCGGTGAAGCCGCACACGAAGTTCGAAGCTGAAGCCTACATCCTCACCAAAGAGGAAGGTGGCCGTCACACCCCGTTCTTCGCGAACTACCGTCCGCAGTTCTACTTCCGCACGACGGACGTGACCGGCACCGTGACGCTGCCCGAGGGCACCGAGATGGTGATGCCGGGCGACAATCTGAAGTTCGAAGTCGAACTGATCGCTCCGATCGCGATGGAAGACGGTCTGCGCTTCGCAATCCGCGAAGGCGGCCGCACCGTCGGCGCCGGCGTGGTGTCGAAAATCATCGAGTGA
- the fusA gene encoding elongation factor G has translation MAREYPLKRYRNFGIMAHIDAGKTTTTERILFYTGKSHKIGEVHDGAATMDWMEQEAERGITITSAATTTFWQWQEDPTAEGTDDTKFRMNIIDTPGHVDFTIEVERSLAVLDGAVALLDGNAGVEPQTETVWRQADRYKVPRLVFVNKMDKIGADFFNCVKMIKDRTGATPVPVNFPIGAEDQLEGIVDLVTMEEWVWKGEDLGAAWVRQPIRDDLKATADEWRSHLIENAVEQDDDAMMAYLEGEEPDIPTLRNLIRKGTLSLSFVPVLGGSAFKNKGVQPLLNAVVDFLPSPLDVPAYMGFSPDDETETRNIARHASDEEPLSGLAFKIMNDPFVGSLTFTRLYSGTLKKGDSILNSTKGRKERIGRMMMMHSNNRTEIEEAYAGDIIALAGLKETTTGDTLCDPNNQVVLETMTFPDPVIEIAVEPKSKADQEKMGLALQRLAAEDPSFRVETDLESGQTIMKGMGELHLDILVDRMKREFKVEANIGAPQVAYRETISHATEIDYTHKKQTGGTGQFARVKLEISPTEPGEGYSFESRIVGGAVPKEYIPGVEKGIKSVMDSGPLAGFPVIDFKVALVDGAFHDVDSSVLAFEIASRAAMREGLRKAGAKLLEPMMKVEVVTPEEYTGGIIGDLTSRRGQVQGQDTRGNAVVVNAFVPLANMFGYINNLRSMSSGRAVFTMLFSHYEAVPQNISDEIQKKYA, from the coding sequence ATGGCTCGCGAATATCCCCTAAAGCGTTATCGCAACTTCGGGATCATGGCGCATATCGACGCTGGTAAAACCACGACGACCGAGCGCATCCTGTTCTACACCGGCAAGTCGCACAAGATCGGCGAAGTGCACGACGGTGCTGCTACCATGGACTGGATGGAGCAAGAGGCCGAGCGCGGCATCACCATCACCTCGGCAGCTACCACGACTTTCTGGCAGTGGCAGGAAGATCCGACCGCCGAAGGTACGGATGATACCAAGTTCCGTATGAACATCATCGACACCCCCGGCCACGTCGACTTCACCATCGAGGTGGAGCGTTCGCTGGCCGTGCTCGACGGCGCTGTCGCGCTGCTCGACGGGAACGCCGGTGTTGAGCCGCAGACCGAGACCGTGTGGCGTCAGGCTGACCGCTACAAGGTTCCGCGCCTCGTCTTCGTCAACAAGATGGACAAGATCGGCGCGGACTTCTTCAACTGCGTGAAGATGATCAAGGACCGCACCGGTGCGACTCCGGTTCCGGTGAACTTCCCGATCGGTGCCGAAGATCAACTCGAAGGCATCGTCGACCTGGTCACCATGGAAGAGTGGGTCTGGAAAGGCGAAGATCTGGGCGCTGCCTGGGTGCGTCAGCCGATCCGTGACGATCTGAAGGCGACCGCGGACGAATGGCGTTCGCACCTCATCGAGAACGCCGTCGAGCAAGACGACGACGCGATGATGGCCTATCTCGAAGGCGAAGAGCCCGATATCCCGACGCTGCGCAACCTGATCCGCAAGGGCACGCTGTCGCTGTCCTTCGTTCCGGTTCTCGGTGGTTCGGCCTTCAAGAACAAGGGTGTCCAGCCGCTGCTCAACGCCGTGGTCGACTTCCTGCCCTCGCCGCTCGACGTGCCCGCCTACATGGGCTTCTCGCCGGACGACGAGACGGAAACCCGCAACATCGCACGTCATGCCTCGGACGAAGAGCCCCTGTCGGGTCTCGCGTTCAAGATCATGAACGACCCCTTCGTGGGTTCGCTCACCTTCACGCGCCTCTACTCGGGCACGCTGAAGAAGGGCGACTCGATCCTGAACTCGACCAAAGGTCGTAAAGAGCGCATCGGTCGTATGATGATGATGCACTCGAACAACCGGACCGAGATCGAAGAAGCCTATGCGGGCGACATCATCGCGCTGGCCGGTCTCAAAGAGACCACCACCGGTGACACGCTGTGCGACCCGAACAACCAGGTCGTTCTCGAAACGATGACCTTCCCCGATCCGGTGATCGAGATCGCCGTGGAGCCGAAGTCGAAAGCCGACCAGGAAAAGATGGGCCTCGCCCTTCAGCGCCTGGCAGCCGAAGACCCGTCCTTCCGCGTCGAAACCGACCTCGAGTCGGGCCAGACCATCATGAAGGGCATGGGCGAACTTCACCTCGACATCCTGGTCGACCGCATGAAGCGCGAGTTCAAGGTCGAGGCGAATATCGGTGCGCCGCAGGTGGCCTATCGCGAGACGATCAGCCACGCGACCGAGATCGACTACACGCACAAGAAGCAGACCGGCGGTACCGGTCAGTTCGCGCGCGTCAAGCTCGAGATCTCGCCGACCGAGCCGGGCGAAGGTTATTCGTTCGAGAGCCGCATCGTTGGTGGTGCTGTTCCGAAGGAATACATCCCGGGCGTCGAAAAGGGCATCAAGTCGGTCATGGACTCCGGTCCGCTGGCAGGCTTCCCGGTGATCGACTTCAAGGTTGCGCTGGTTGACGGTGCATTCCACGACGTCGACTCCTCGGTGCTCGCCTTCGAAATCGCGTCGCGTGCCGCGATGCGTGAAGGTCTGCGCAAGGCTGGCGCGAAGCTGCTCGAGCCGATGATGAAAGTCGAAGTGGTGACCCCGGAAGAATATACCGGTGGCATCATTGGCGACCTGACCTCGCGTCGGGGCCAGGTGCAAGGTCAGGACACCCGCGGCAACGCGGTCGTCGTGAACGCCTTCGTGCCGCTCGCCAACATGTTCGGCTACATCAACAACCTGCGTTCGATGTCCTCGGGCCGTGCGGTCTTCACGATGCTCTTCAGCCATTACGAAGCCGTGCCGCAGAACATCTCGGACGAGATTCAGAAGAAATACGCGTAA